One window of the Strix uralensis isolate ZFMK-TIS-50842 chromosome 3, bStrUra1, whole genome shotgun sequence genome contains the following:
- the SGK1 gene encoding serine/threonine-protein kinase Sgk1 isoform X1 → MSAALGIAPVNGSAGATAGLAALAASLLPPGRPATKGSYLGLRRRPGAPSQPQRCRAPPGVPAGSEMRGKEEKSSLKAFMKQRRMGLNDFIQKIATNSYACKHPEVQSILKISQPQEPELMNANPSPPPSPSQQINLGPSSNPHAKPSDFHFLKVIGKGSFGKVLLARHKAEEHFYAVKVLQKKAILKKKEEKHIMSERNVLLKNVKHPFLVGLHFSFQTADKLYFVLDYINGGELFYHLQRERCFLEPRARFYAAEIASALGYLHSLNIVYRDLKPENILLDSQGHIVLTDFGLCKENIEHNGTTSTFCGTPEYLAPEVLHKQPYDRTVDWWCLGAVLYEMLYGLPPFYSRNTAEMYDNILNKPLQLKPNITNSARHLLEGLLQKDRTKRLGAKEDFMEIKNHIFFSPINWDDLINKKITPPFNPNVSGPSDLRHFDPEFTDEPVPNSIGQSPDSILITASVKEAAEAFLGFSYAPPVDSFL, encoded by the exons ATGTCAGCCGCCCTCGGTATTGCGCCCGTAAACGGGTCAGCGGGAGCGACGGCCGGTCTCGCCGCCCTCGCCGCCTCCCTCCTGCCTCCGGGCCGCCCGGCCACCAAGGGCAGTTATTTGGGATTACGGCGGCGGCCGGGAGCCCCGTCCCAGCCTCAGCGCTGCCGCGCCCCGCCCGGGGTCCCGGCAGGGAGCGAGATGAGGGGCAAAGAGGAGAAGTCGTCGCTGAAAG CTTTCATGAAGCAGAGAAGAATGGGACTAAACGACTTCATTCAGAAGATTGCCACCAACTCCTATGCATGCAAGCA CCCTGAAGTTCAGTCTATCTTGAAAATCTCCCAGCCTCAAGAGCCTGAACTTATGAATGCTAATCCTTCTCCTCCG cCCAGTCCTTCACAACAGATCAATCTTGGTCCATCATCCAACCCACATGCCAAACCATCAGACTTTCATTTCTTAAAAGTGATTGGAAAAGGCAGTTTTGGGAAG GTTCTCCTTGCACGGCATAAGGCAGAAGAGCACTTCTATGCTGTTAAAGTCCTGCAGAAAAAAGCAATCCTGAAGAAGAAGGAG GAGAAGCACATTATGTCAGAGCGCAATGTCCTGCTGAAAAATGTGAAACACCCCTTCCTGGTCGGGCTTCACTTTTCCTTCCAAACTGCAGACAAATTGTATTTTGTCCTAGACTACATCAATGGTGGAGAG TTGTTCTACCATCTCCAGAGGGAGCGTTGCTTCCTGGAGCCGAGAGCCCGATTTTACGCTGCTGAAATTGCCAGTGCACTGGGCTACCTGCACTCCCTGAACATTGTTTATCG CGACTTGAAGCCCGAGAATATCCTGCTCGATTCGCAGGGGCACATTGTCTTGACTGACTTTGGACTCTGCAAAGAAAACATCGAGCACAATGGCACGACCTCCACCTTCTGTGGCACACCGGAG TATCTTGCTCCTGAAGTTCTTCATAAGCAGCCCTATGACCGGACTGTGGACTGGTGGTGCCTTGGAGCAGTCCTGTATGAGATGCTTTATGGCCTG CCACCCTTCTACAGCAGGAACACGGCAGAAATGTACGACAACATCTTGAACAAACCCTTGCAGCTGAAGCCAAATATTACCAACTCAGCTAGACATCTCCTGGAAGGCCTCTTGCAGAAGGATAGGACAAAGAGGCTTGGTGCCAAGGAGGACTTT ATGGAGATTAAGAATCACATCTTCTTCTCCCCAATTAACTGGGATGATCTCATTAATAAGAAGATTACACCCCCGTTTAACCCAAATGTG AGTGGCCCCAGTGACCTGCGACACTTCGATCCGGAGTTTACAGATGAGCCAGTCCCCAACTCCATCGGCCAGTCCCCAGACAGCATCCTCATCACTGCCAGCGTCAAAGAAGCCGCTGAGGCTTTTTTGGGCTTCTCCTATGCCCCACCCGTGGACTCTTTCTtgtga
- the SGK1 gene encoding serine/threonine-protein kinase Sgk1 isoform X2: MTVKAAEASGPTLTYSKMRGMVAILIAFMKQRRMGLNDFIQKIATNSYACKHPEVQSILKISQPQEPELMNANPSPPPSPSQQINLGPSSNPHAKPSDFHFLKVIGKGSFGKVLLARHKAEEHFYAVKVLQKKAILKKKEEKHIMSERNVLLKNVKHPFLVGLHFSFQTADKLYFVLDYINGGELFYHLQRERCFLEPRARFYAAEIASALGYLHSLNIVYRDLKPENILLDSQGHIVLTDFGLCKENIEHNGTTSTFCGTPEYLAPEVLHKQPYDRTVDWWCLGAVLYEMLYGLPPFYSRNTAEMYDNILNKPLQLKPNITNSARHLLEGLLQKDRTKRLGAKEDFMEIKNHIFFSPINWDDLINKKITPPFNPNVSGPSDLRHFDPEFTDEPVPNSIGQSPDSILITASVKEAAEAFLGFSYAPPVDSFL, translated from the exons ATGACCGTGAAAGCAGCCGAGGCGTCTGGTCCTACCTTGACCTACTCGAAGATGAGGGGGATGGTGGCCATCCTCATCG CTTTCATGAAGCAGAGAAGAATGGGACTAAACGACTTCATTCAGAAGATTGCCACCAACTCCTATGCATGCAAGCA CCCTGAAGTTCAGTCTATCTTGAAAATCTCCCAGCCTCAAGAGCCTGAACTTATGAATGCTAATCCTTCTCCTCCG cCCAGTCCTTCACAACAGATCAATCTTGGTCCATCATCCAACCCACATGCCAAACCATCAGACTTTCATTTCTTAAAAGTGATTGGAAAAGGCAGTTTTGGGAAG GTTCTCCTTGCACGGCATAAGGCAGAAGAGCACTTCTATGCTGTTAAAGTCCTGCAGAAAAAAGCAATCCTGAAGAAGAAGGAG GAGAAGCACATTATGTCAGAGCGCAATGTCCTGCTGAAAAATGTGAAACACCCCTTCCTGGTCGGGCTTCACTTTTCCTTCCAAACTGCAGACAAATTGTATTTTGTCCTAGACTACATCAATGGTGGAGAG TTGTTCTACCATCTCCAGAGGGAGCGTTGCTTCCTGGAGCCGAGAGCCCGATTTTACGCTGCTGAAATTGCCAGTGCACTGGGCTACCTGCACTCCCTGAACATTGTTTATCG CGACTTGAAGCCCGAGAATATCCTGCTCGATTCGCAGGGGCACATTGTCTTGACTGACTTTGGACTCTGCAAAGAAAACATCGAGCACAATGGCACGACCTCCACCTTCTGTGGCACACCGGAG TATCTTGCTCCTGAAGTTCTTCATAAGCAGCCCTATGACCGGACTGTGGACTGGTGGTGCCTTGGAGCAGTCCTGTATGAGATGCTTTATGGCCTG CCACCCTTCTACAGCAGGAACACGGCAGAAATGTACGACAACATCTTGAACAAACCCTTGCAGCTGAAGCCAAATATTACCAACTCAGCTAGACATCTCCTGGAAGGCCTCTTGCAGAAGGATAGGACAAAGAGGCTTGGTGCCAAGGAGGACTTT ATGGAGATTAAGAATCACATCTTCTTCTCCCCAATTAACTGGGATGATCTCATTAATAAGAAGATTACACCCCCGTTTAACCCAAATGTG AGTGGCCCCAGTGACCTGCGACACTTCGATCCGGAGTTTACAGATGAGCCAGTCCCCAACTCCATCGGCCAGTCCCCAGACAGCATCCTCATCACTGCCAGCGTCAAAGAAGCCGCTGAGGCTTTTTTGGGCTTCTCCTATGCCCCACCCGTGGACTCTTTCTtgtga